One window of the Arthrobacter sp. zg-Y919 genome contains the following:
- a CDS encoding SRPBCC domain-containing protein: MSASLFSHPADPDPEGTDPGQPASVPDVVAVRQVPRDAEEAFNGFTDYLHLWWPEELTDFGEGTHAEFEGGVLTETGPDGETAVWATVRTREPDTLLELDWVAGHSPRNPTDVRVEFTPAEDGSTLVTLRHGGLDRLPDGAGEYSRLQEEWSEILDRYARFMGAR; the protein is encoded by the coding sequence ATGAGCGCTTCCCTGTTTTCCCACCCGGCCGACCCGGACCCGGAAGGCACGGACCCCGGACAGCCGGCCTCTGTCCCGGACGTTGTCGCGGTGCGGCAGGTCCCCCGCGACGCGGAGGAAGCCTTCAACGGATTCACCGATTACCTTCACTTATGGTGGCCGGAGGAACTGACTGACTTTGGTGAAGGAACCCACGCGGAGTTCGAGGGCGGGGTCCTCACCGAAACGGGACCGGACGGGGAAACGGCAGTGTGGGCCACGGTACGAACCCGGGAACCGGACACGCTGCTTGAACTGGACTGGGTAGCCGGACATAGCCCGCGGAACCCCACCGATGTACGCGTCGAATTCACGCCGGCGGAGGACGGGTCCACACTGGTCACGCTCCGGCACGGTGGGCTGGACCGGCTGCCGGATGGCGCCGGTGAATACAGCCGTCTCCAGGAGGAATGGTCGGAGATCCTCGACCGCTACGCACGGTTTATGGGGGCACGGTAG